The Fusarium graminearum PH-1 chromosome 2, whole genome shotgun sequence genome includes a region encoding these proteins:
- a CDS encoding cell division control protein 2, which produces MENYQKLEKIGEGTYGVVYKARDLANGGRIVALKKIRLEAEDEGVPSTAIREISLLKEMRDPNIVRLFNIVHSDGHKLYLVFEFLDLDLKKYMESLPISDGGRGKALPEGSSPHLQHLGLGDTVVRKFMYQLCDGVKYCHSHRVLHRDLKPQNLLIDKDGNLKLADFGLARAFGVPLRTYTHEVVTLWYRAPEILLGGRQYSTGVDMWSVGCIFAEMCTRKPLFPGDSEIDEIFKIFRTLGTPSEDNWPGVTSYPDFKASFPKWQRDYSKSLCSTLDDHGLELLEMMLVYDPAGRISAKGAFNHPYFEPHLAQKQASAQTNGYYH; this is translated from the exons ATGGAGAATTACCAGAAGCTGGAAAAGATTGGTGAAG GCACCTACGGTGTCGTCTACAAGGCTCGAGACCTCGCCAATGGCGGGCGAATTGTCGCCCTGAAGAAGATCCGCctcgaagctgaagatgaaggcgTCCCAAGTACCGCCATTCGCGAAATTTCTCTCCTCAAGGAAATGCGAGATCCCAACATTGTCCGTCTGTTCAATATTGTTCACTCAGATGGTCACAAGCTGTATCTCGTTTTTGAATTCCTCGATCTCGATCTCAAGAAGTACATGGAATCTCTTCCCATAAGCGATGGTGGTCGAGGCAAGGCCTTGCCCGAGGGTTCATCGCCACACTTGCAACACCTTGGCCTCGGTGACACAGTTGTTCGCAAATTCATGTACCAGCTTTGTGACGGTGTCAAGTACTGCCACTCCCATCGGGTCCTTCACCGTGATCTCAAGCCACAGAACCTTTTGatcgacaaggatggcaacCTCAAACTCGCCGATTTCGGTCTTGCCCGCGCTTTTGGCGTGCCTCTGCGTACGTACACTCACGAAGTCGTCACTCTTTGGTATCGAGCCCCTGAAATTCTACTGGGAGGCCGTCAATACTCGACTGGCGTGGACATGTGGTCCGTTGGCTGTATCTTTGCCGAGATGTGCACGCGCAAGCCTCTTTTCCCCGGCGACTCTGAAATCGacgagatcttcaagatcttccg CACTCTCGGTACACCCTCTGAAGACAACTGGCCAGGTGTCACATCGTACCCTGACTTCAAGGCATCCTTCCCCAAGTGGCAACGTGACTACAGCAAGTCTCTATGCAGCACCCTTGATGACCATGGTCTGGAATTGCTcgagatgatgttggtgtaTGACCCAGCAGGGCGTATCTCGGCCAAGGGAGCCTTCAACCACCCTTATTTTGAGCCGCACCTGGCACAGAAGCAGGCATCTGCTCAGACGAATGGCTACTATCACTAG